GTTCGAGCGCGCCGGCGAGACCGTCACGCTCAAGGAGACGCTCGAGGACGGCCGCCTGCTCGTCGCGACGGGCAACGACGAGGAACGTGTCGTCCGTACCGCCGGGCCGCTCGCGGACGTGACGGTGCGTCCCGGCGACACGCTGCTCATGGAGGCCAAGAGCGGTTTCGTGCTCGAACGGCTGACGCGCGCGGAGGTCTCCGACCTCGGGCTCGAGGAGGTGCCCGACATCGACTACTCCGACATCGGGGGCCTCGCCGGGCAGATCGAGACGATCCGCGACTCCGTCGAGTTGCCGTTCCTGCACGCCGATCTGTACGCCGAGCACCACCTGCGTCCACCGAAGGGCGTGCTGCTCTATGGCCCGCCTGGGTGCGGAAAGACGTTGGTGGCCAAGGCGGTTGCCGCGTCGCTCGCGAAGCAGGTCGCGGCGAAGCAGGGCAACTCGGACGCGACGAGCTACTTCCTCAACATCAAGGGCCCGGAGCTGCTCAACAAGTACGTCGGCGAGACGGAGCGTCACATCCGCGTGCTGTTCCAGCGCGCGCGTGAGGTCGCGAGTTCGGGCACGCCCGTCGTCGTGTTCTTCGACGAGATGGAGTCACTGTTCCGCATCCGTGGCGCCGGCGTCAGCTCGGACGTCGAGACGACGATCGTGCCGCAGCTGCTCGCCGAGATCGACGGCGTCGAGAGCCTCGAGAACGTCATCGTCATCGGCGCGAGCAACCGCGAGGACATGATCGACCCGGCCGTCCTGCGCCCGGGGCGCCTCGACGTCAAGATCCGCATCGAACGCCCCGACGAGGTCGCCGGGCGCGACATCTTCGGCAAGTATCTGACGCCGGCCCTGCCGTTCCACGCCGACGAGATCGCCGCGCACGACGGCGATCCGTCGAAGGTTGCGGCGTCGCTCATCGACATCGCTGCGGGGGAGTTGTATGCCCGCGACGACGCGCACGCCTACCTCGAGGCGACGTACGCGGACGGTTCGCGCGAGGTGCTGTACTTCGCCGACTTCGCGAGCGGCGCGATGATCCAGAACATCGTCGACCGCGCGAAGAAGGCCGCGATCAAGGCCCTTATCACTTCCGAGGAGCGCGGTATTCGCGCGGAGCACGTGCGTCAGGCGTGCCGTGACGAGTTCCGCGAGAACGAGGATCTGCCCGGCACGAGTAACCCCGACGACTGGGCCCGCGTGTCCGGCCGCCGCGGTGAGCGCATCGTCAACATCCGCACGCTCGCGGACAAGAACTGACTGACGCGTCGCCACGGGTCAGTCCCGCAGCACCTCGACGAGCCGCGCGACGCCGCGTTCCAGTTCGGCTTCGTCCGGCGTCCGGCGCCATGCGGGCGAGGACGCGAGGTGCCGTATCGCTGCGGCGATTCCCGAACGGGGAGCCGGATCAGGCGCGACGACGTTCCAGCACGCGCGCGACGAGACGCCAGCCGAGCATGCACGCGCCGTTGAACGCCAGCGCGACGATGACGAACGCGACGGCCGTGCCGTGCCCGGAGACCTGACGCAGGATCATTCCGACGATGACCGTCGTCAGCCACACGATCACTCCCGACGTCAGCGAGCG
This region of Dermacoccus nishinomiyaensis genomic DNA includes:
- the arc gene encoding proteasome ATPase; its protein translation is MSGPKFDPTDRTSSSNDTSSGATSPADVLRLRSQLTTVSSQNERLVRTLKDARDQIASMKGEIERLAQPPNNYATVIAAHDDGSADIFYMGRKMLVSFSPAITIEELVPGQEVMVNEAMNIVRVVGFERAGETVTLKETLEDGRLLVATGNDEERVVRTAGPLADVTVRPGDTLLMEAKSGFVLERLTRAEVSDLGLEEVPDIDYSDIGGLAGQIETIRDSVELPFLHADLYAEHHLRPPKGVLLYGPPGCGKTLVAKAVAASLAKQVAAKQGNSDATSYFLNIKGPELLNKYVGETERHIRVLFQRAREVASSGTPVVVFFDEMESLFRIRGAGVSSDVETTIVPQLLAEIDGVESLENVIVIGASNREDMIDPAVLRPGRLDVKIRIERPDEVAGRDIFGKYLTPALPFHADEIAAHDGDPSKVAASLIDIAAGELYARDDAHAYLEATYADGSREVLYFADFASGAMIQNIVDRAKKAAIKALITSEERGIRAEHVRQACRDEFRENEDLPGTSNPDDWARVSGRRGERIVNIRTLADKN
- a CDS encoding DUF3054 domain-containing protein, whose protein sequence is MLALAPLLDLLVVLVFAAVGRRNHGEADALTGIVTTAWPFVVGAIVGWIVLVVMKRLPGRSLTSGVIVWLTTVIVGMILRQVSGHGTAVAFVIVALAFNGACMLGWRLVARVLERRRA